The Haloplanus sp. XH21 genome includes a region encoding these proteins:
- a CDS encoding bacterio-opsin activator domain-containing protein produces the protein MTASTIVLDSSVVLLVGASDWIIQLDETLQTRTDATVNRVQTKAKAIDVVRNQDTDCLITEYALEETVGLELLREIRNETTTLPVLLGTSDGSEAIASEAIEAGVTDYIALTESVEQMTDELIKRTERAVRSAQRSTTQRERARQFDAIFNDSRTATWVLDPDGSLARVNETAREMIDTDIEAIVGNPFWTLPWWSQTDAANADIQQIVENARDGEFDNVVVKQPPHVEDPRVIDLSVRPVENERGELVSIVVEGVDITDRVALERDLRKSEELHRITLNNMTDTVLITDEDGEYTYVCPNVHFIFGYTADEIHDQGTIDDLLGEDLFDRDELAEDGVLKNIETTATDKAGREHTLLVNVREVSIQDGKHLFSCRDITKRKQREEALATLQETARDFLYAETHREIAQHVVDDTPGVLNLDASAVYLFDADANELRPAGHSATMKELNGPLPAVRADGETLPSYSFVEDEALFFDDVHEADRLENRATDLRSAAYIPLGSHGVFVAGSDHVGDFDNVTRELADLLAATAEAALDRVTRESQLREQDRTLQRKNEQLTALNRINETIREIDQAIVQAETQEEIDHTVCELLTADDRFRFAWIGTVNPATDTIELRAWAGFEQGYLDSQSFAVNGANGEPAAQTATTGDVTMVTNVAAGLRDDQWRKDALARDYLSVLSIPLIYNDLTHGVLTVYAPTRDAFDDTTNAVLAELGETIASALSAIERKNALLTTSMTRVEFAIDDPTFVLSRLAQDAGCTLSYQGGVQQSTEGSYVFVTVEGVSLEDVVEAASQLVAIDEVQTISAEDVGGVLRLRLTQPFLALELADHGAVFREATADPTTTTLVIDIPDSIDVRTISQLVRETVSTVELRAKQTLDQTATHDLYTRFLDKLTERQLEVIQTAYYSGYFESPRESTGEDVAATLGISPPAFYTHARTVQRKLFATLFEENSHPIAASTKTAR, from the coding sequence ATGACCGCCTCCACGATAGTCCTCGATTCATCGGTAGTGTTGCTGGTCGGGGCAAGTGACTGGATCATACAACTCGACGAGACGCTCCAGACACGGACTGATGCGACTGTAAACCGGGTTCAAACGAAGGCAAAGGCAATCGATGTCGTCCGGAACCAAGATACGGATTGTCTCATCACCGAATACGCGCTGGAAGAGACAGTTGGACTCGAACTGCTTAGAGAGATCCGTAACGAGACTACGACGCTTCCAGTACTACTAGGTACTTCGGACGGGAGCGAAGCAATCGCTAGCGAGGCTATCGAGGCTGGTGTCACTGATTACATCGCGCTCACGGAGTCAGTCGAACAGATGACCGACGAACTCATTAAACGAACTGAGCGAGCCGTCCGGTCCGCACAGCGCTCAACCACGCAACGGGAGCGTGCCAGACAATTCGACGCAATATTCAATGATTCACGGACTGCGACGTGGGTACTTGACCCGGACGGTTCACTCGCCCGGGTGAACGAAACAGCACGAGAGATGATCGATACAGACATCGAAGCAATTGTCGGTAACCCCTTCTGGACGCTTCCGTGGTGGTCACAAACTGATGCAGCGAACGCCGACATCCAACAGATTGTGGAGAATGCACGGGATGGAGAGTTCGATAATGTGGTCGTCAAACAGCCGCCACACGTTGAGGATCCACGTGTTATCGACCTCTCCGTGCGTCCAGTTGAGAACGAACGCGGGGAGCTCGTCTCGATCGTCGTTGAAGGCGTCGATATAACCGATCGTGTCGCCCTCGAACGCGATCTCCGTAAATCAGAGGAACTTCATCGAATCACCCTTAACAATATGACCGATACCGTCCTCATCACAGACGAGGACGGTGAGTACACGTACGTCTGTCCGAACGTCCACTTCATATTCGGCTACACGGCTGACGAAATTCACGATCAAGGGACGATCGACGACCTTCTGGGAGAGGATCTCTTCGACCGTGACGAACTCGCGGAAGACGGTGTGCTCAAGAACATTGAAACTACGGCAACGGACAAGGCTGGTCGCGAACACACGCTTTTGGTTAACGTTCGCGAAGTCTCGATTCAGGACGGGAAACACCTCTTCAGCTGCCGGGATATCACGAAACGCAAACAACGCGAGGAAGCGCTCGCCACCCTCCAGGAGACCGCCCGAGACTTCCTATACGCCGAAACGCACCGAGAAATCGCCCAGCACGTCGTCGACGACACACCGGGTGTCCTCAATCTGGATGCGAGTGCAGTCTATCTCTTCGATGCCGATGCCAACGAACTTCGGCCCGCAGGACACTCCGCGACGATGAAAGAGCTCAACGGACCGCTTCCCGCCGTTCGCGCCGACGGCGAAACGCTTCCGAGTTATAGTTTCGTTGAGGACGAGGCGCTATTTTTCGACGATGTTCACGAAGCAGACCGACTCGAAAACCGAGCGACTGATCTTCGTAGTGCAGCCTACATTCCCCTCGGCAGCCACGGTGTGTTCGTCGCTGGCTCAGACCACGTTGGCGACTTCGACAACGTGACTCGGGAACTAGCAGATCTTCTCGCCGCAACCGCCGAGGCAGCCCTCGACCGCGTCACACGAGAGTCTCAACTCCGCGAACAGGACCGAACACTCCAACGGAAAAACGAACAGCTCACCGCTCTAAACCGCATAAATGAGACGATTCGAGAGATCGATCAGGCGATCGTGCAAGCCGAAACACAAGAGGAGATTGATCATACGGTCTGTGAGCTATTGACCGCCGATGATCGATTCAGATTCGCTTGGATAGGTACGGTTAACCCGGCGACCGACACCATTGAGCTACGGGCCTGGGCAGGCTTCGAACAGGGCTATCTGGATAGCCAATCGTTTGCAGTCAACGGGGCAAATGGAGAGCCAGCCGCACAAACCGCGACCACTGGCGACGTGACGATGGTAACAAACGTCGCTGCCGGTCTCCGTGACGACCAGTGGCGTAAAGACGCACTCGCTCGCGACTACCTCTCTGTACTGAGCATTCCCCTCATATACAATGACCTCACACACGGGGTACTGACGGTCTACGCACCGACTCGGGACGCGTTCGACGACACGACGAACGCCGTTCTAGCCGAACTCGGCGAAACCATCGCCTCTGCCCTCAGTGCGATCGAACGAAAGAATGCACTCCTCACGACATCGATGACGCGTGTCGAGTTCGCAATCGATGATCCGACATTCGTCCTCTCACGGCTCGCGCAGGACGCAGGGTGCACTCTCTCGTACCAGGGTGGAGTCCAGCAATCTACGGAAGGAAGTTACGTGTTCGTCACCGTCGAAGGCGTATCTCTAGAGGACGTCGTAGAAGCCGCCTCGCAGCTTGTTGCTATCGATGAGGTCCAGACGATCAGTGCCGAGGATGTGGGCGGCGTTCTGCGACTCCGGCTCACGCAGCCGTTTCTCGCCTTGGAGCTGGCCGATCATGGTGCTGTGTTCCGCGAAGCCACCGCTGATCCGACCACGACGACGCTCGTTATCGATATCCCAGACAGTATCGACGTCCGGACGATCTCACAGCTCGTCCGCGAGACAGTCTCCACTGTTGAACTCCGCGCCAAACAGACGCTCGATCAGACGGCGACACACGACCTCTATACGAGATTCCTCGACAAGCTAACCGAGCGACAGCTTGAGGTGATTCAAACCGCATACT
- a CDS encoding RagB/SusD family nutrient uptake outer membrane protein — MLMTAARILSDMDCPACGGPVTLEVGPDRPPSTSLSDAVLEAAEDERLDVVRTCWDCGWQEERRLRVEAIETTAGDADAIERARLLEEITDELEAIEALGTLEDTLAEIRRQRRLELAAEDTNEDVTE; from the coding sequence ATGTTGATGACCGCGGCGCGCATCCTGTCGGATATGGACTGTCCTGCGTGCGGTGGCCCGGTCACGCTCGAGGTCGGGCCGGACCGACCGCCGTCGACGTCACTGTCCGACGCGGTTCTCGAAGCTGCTGAAGACGAGCGTCTCGACGTCGTCCGGACGTGCTGGGACTGTGGGTGGCAAGAGGAGCGCCGGCTCCGCGTGGAGGCAATCGAGACGACCGCCGGCGATGCAGACGCAATCGAGCGAGCCCGCCTTCTGGAAGAGATTACCGATGAACTCGAAGCCATCGAGGCTCTCGGGACGCTGGAGGACACGCTCGCAGAGATTCGTCGACAGCGACGGCTGGAGCTAGCGGCGGAAGACACGAACGAGGACGTGACGGAGTAA
- a CDS encoding uracil-DNA glycosylase family protein codes for MDETTARDLLSLIDQPPQPGLQTLQESAIDDIESVLSQAGFPVQAEVCRRLSYTFYYDWETDDPDYVLLVQDPGNLHERHLSELRPHNPLAGDCAARDQIGVYRAFGQSWLTGRNADFTERFFETLAHHDLISLPNGWHQYVASGQFYHDFYLGDVVKYRVDGFGTSEERVSYHALLERELQALDPEVVFTFGGNAWPALRRHTSPEPVVETDADPASVMDIHGTLHRISDPVDTYVLPLAHMSGQVWWRFPPDEYIGRLSTALQVLQQHR; via the coding sequence ATGGACGAGACGACGGCTCGCGATCTTCTTTCTCTGATTGACCAACCACCGCAGCCCGGGTTACAAACGTTACAGGAGTCAGCCATCGACGATATCGAGTCGGTCCTGTCACAGGCAGGCTTCCCCGTTCAAGCAGAGGTTTGCAGGCGTCTCTCGTACACATTCTACTACGACTGGGAAACTGACGATCCGGATTACGTGTTGCTGGTCCAGGATCCGGGGAACCTCCACGAGCGACATCTCTCGGAGTTGCGGCCCCACAATCCGCTTGCAGGCGACTGTGCTGCCCGCGATCAGATTGGTGTCTACCGGGCGTTCGGACAGAGCTGGCTGACCGGTCGCAACGCCGATTTCACCGAACGATTCTTCGAGACGCTTGCGCACCACGATCTCATCTCGCTCCCTAATGGCTGGCACCAGTACGTCGCCTCTGGGCAGTTCTACCACGACTTCTACCTCGGAGACGTAGTGAAATACCGTGTCGACGGGTTTGGAACGAGCGAGGAACGTGTATCGTATCACGCACTGCTCGAGCGGGAACTCCAAGCGCTCGATCCCGAGGTGGTGTTCACCTTTGGTGGCAACGCGTGGCCGGCACTTCGCCGGCACACGTCACCGGAACCCGTTGTAGAGACGGATGCCGATCCAGCTAGTGTGATGGACATTCACGGCACGCTGCATCGGATCAGTGACCCCGTCGATACCTACGTGCTTCCCTTAGCGCATATGAGTGGGCAAGTCTGGTGGCGGTTCCCACCCGACGAATACATCGGCCGGCTCAGTACTGCACTCCAGGTCCTCCAGCAGCACAGATAG
- a CDS encoding winged helix-turn-helix domain-containing protein: MATNPDVQPGGGSFAEQTALTELLGNHPKVKILAVLLSEGRDINVSQIAEQAGMSRSTVYDHIEDLQALEVVEQTRKISGSPLYQINKDSDVAEQLHKLEWTLIDSVASE; encoded by the coding sequence ATGGCGACCAACCCAGACGTACAACCCGGGGGCGGATCGTTCGCAGAACAGACCGCGCTAACGGAACTCCTCGGAAATCATCCGAAAGTGAAGATCCTTGCTGTCCTCCTGAGCGAAGGCCGTGACATCAACGTCAGTCAGATCGCCGAGCAGGCTGGGATGAGTCGTAGCACCGTGTACGACCATATTGAGGATCTCCAGGCGCTGGAGGTCGTAGAACAGACTCGAAAGATCAGTGGGAGCCCGCTGTACCAGATCAACAAGGACAGCGATGTCGCTGAACAGCTACACAAGCTTGAGTGGACGCTGATCGATTCCGTTGCCAGTGAGTGA
- a CDS encoding MBL fold metallo-hydrolase, translating to MSEAVQESDDEGSQNEYIPRVGGEIDLDISVDSESPFVVIPRGGAKEIGRSCYQVETRNGTYLVDVGLNQGDGGLFPDLRGLDEGQIDAVFLTHAHIDHVGSLPLLESHDFLSDQAPVITTRPTAALADTLLRDSLKLHRRATQKPGREQQYSETDLRKVIDRFRPCGYQAADLSDHVAHIEDTETLHFEFGNAAHLLGSAWLALTVDGSRVVFSGDVGGRSNHLPEIDEPPQADALFLESTYGGTHSHTSATDTRTDIYNEAVDAATDGKPVLIPCFGVGRSQELLYMFKNRIHTLPEEDRKQLNVVYDGMAQSATDTYNEHCRAEFAAESIRNYIVNSGDQQPFLFDQASAARRMPMSREELLEADETPIIIAPSGMLSGGFSPTYLLEFCQRYDDARVILCGYQAEGTPGRQLEDAIEEDLERVGVTLPSNGLNGGIPDEGDGTRVKVPVSWISRYHGLSAHAARNTLLQFARQVSPSQVYLIHGEQEQQEKMAQHLVDNLDSVSEIQLTGMMHPVSVTPDLPEEEIVGDRPAKRILDERGADIEVGDSAQFGSDAIHGTLSEFSDQIEALELALRTLSGQLAVERHDSGFSEEDIRQIVRDEMDEIVREAVEENQSN from the coding sequence ATGAGTGAAGCAGTTCAAGAATCTGATGACGAGGGGTCGCAAAATGAGTACATCCCACGAGTCGGTGGGGAGATCGATCTCGATATTTCGGTTGACAGCGAATCCCCGTTCGTGGTTATCCCCCGTGGGGGAGCAAAGGAGATCGGCCGGAGTTGCTATCAGGTTGAGACGCGTAATGGAACGTATCTCGTCGACGTCGGACTGAATCAAGGTGACGGGGGATTATTCCCTGATCTAAGGGGACTCGATGAGGGACAGATAGACGCGGTTTTTCTCACCCATGCTCATATCGACCACGTCGGCTCGCTCCCCCTGTTGGAGAGTCACGACTTCCTCTCTGATCAGGCACCAGTGATTACAACGAGGCCAACAGCTGCGCTTGCAGACACATTACTCCGAGATTCACTGAAGCTTCACCGACGAGCGACGCAAAAACCAGGGAGAGAACAACAATACTCGGAAACCGATCTGAGGAAAGTCATCGACCGATTCCGTCCCTGCGGATACCAGGCGGCAGACCTCAGTGATCACGTCGCACATATTGAGGATACCGAAACGCTCCATTTCGAATTTGGAAATGCGGCCCACCTACTGGGTAGTGCCTGGTTAGCACTAACAGTAGACGGCTCACGGGTAGTCTTCTCGGGAGATGTTGGCGGCCGGTCGAATCATCTTCCCGAAATCGATGAGCCTCCGCAGGCAGACGCCCTCTTTCTTGAATCGACATACGGAGGCACCCATTCGCACACCAGTGCCACTGACACCCGAACGGACATCTACAACGAGGCTGTCGACGCAGCTACCGATGGGAAGCCAGTCCTCATCCCCTGCTTCGGGGTCGGGCGATCCCAAGAGTTGCTCTATATGTTCAAAAACCGGATTCACACGCTTCCGGAAGAGGACCGAAAGCAGCTCAACGTAGTCTACGATGGGATGGCGCAAAGCGCTACAGACACGTATAACGAGCACTGTAGAGCCGAGTTCGCAGCCGAATCGATCCGGAACTACATAGTGAATTCGGGTGACCAACAACCGTTCCTCTTCGATCAGGCGTCGGCTGCTAGACGAATGCCGATGTCTCGCGAGGAATTGCTCGAAGCTGATGAGACACCGATCATTATTGCTCCATCTGGAATGCTCTCGGGTGGATTTTCACCGACCTACTTACTCGAATTCTGCCAGCGATACGATGATGCACGCGTAATTCTCTGTGGATATCAAGCCGAGGGGACACCTGGTCGTCAATTGGAGGATGCTATAGAGGAAGATCTCGAGAGAGTTGGTGTCACTCTTCCCTCGAACGGACTTAACGGAGGGATACCAGATGAGGGCGATGGAACCCGTGTGAAGGTACCTGTAAGCTGGATAAGTCGATATCATGGGCTCTCAGCCCACGCAGCCCGAAACACGTTGCTTCAATTCGCTCGCCAAGTTTCACCGTCCCAGGTGTACCTTATTCACGGTGAACAGGAGCAGCAGGAGAAGATGGCGCAGCACCTGGTAGATAATCTAGACTCAGTTTCCGAGATCCAGCTGACAGGAATGATGCATCCGGTATCCGTGACACCGGACCTTCCCGAAGAAGAGATCGTTGGTGACAGGCCTGCAAAACGGATACTAGACGAGCGTGGTGCTGACATCGAGGTTGGTGATAGTGCCCAATTCGGGTCAGACGCAATCCACGGGACGTTATCTGAATTCAGCGATCAGATCGAAGCTCTTGAATTAGCACTGCGCACGTTGAGTGGTCAGCTCGCCGTTGAACGACATGATAGTGGATTTTCGGAGGAGGACATCCGCCAAATTGTCCGCGATGAGATGGACGAGATCGTCCGTGAAGCAGTTGAAGAGAACCAATCCAACTGA
- a CDS encoding tyrosine-type recombinase/integrase gives MNQNTSSTRDGSTPLTSSFERYLQDKGKGRGGDGGNYRRNAARELERFAEWAAGDRGDDDWTGIVPDDVDREPTFDDLDERVFREYARHLAGDRGLKQNTVQTYYRYISAWCGWCVNEGYLEAHYAQRASAMAPLPEDDGRKPGDQQAWTSEQRHALTRHVDERARDAVEAYTTLPEDTDLLDKQRARYTALKTARDRALVFVLAYTAVRVGELLRDPNDPRRRGVRWEDLSLDDGSMDVYRKKQQWDAASLPDPVLSPLRSYRELMDPPTERWPVFPTFDQRTLARLVQDGLTDRGERSEAITERREEYARDLLLALDEDIRPPSITTDGARSILQRLSEAAEIEIDHPKHDYLAPHGGRRGMGEVLVRAFGYTVAARYLDNSEEMVRERYSHIEAGELGDVATEALEEIDDVA, from the coding sequence ATGAATCAGAACACCTCATCGACACGCGATGGTTCGACACCGCTCACGAGTTCCTTCGAGCGATACCTCCAGGACAAGGGGAAAGGCCGCGGCGGCGACGGTGGGAACTATCGACGTAACGCTGCACGCGAGCTTGAACGGTTCGCCGAGTGGGCCGCCGGCGACCGTGGCGATGACGACTGGACTGGGATCGTCCCCGACGACGTTGACCGGGAGCCGACCTTCGACGATCTCGACGAACGTGTCTTCCGCGAGTACGCCCGACATCTCGCTGGTGACCGTGGCCTCAAACAGAACACCGTTCAAACCTATTATCGCTATATTTCTGCGTGGTGTGGCTGGTGTGTCAACGAAGGGTATCTCGAAGCGCACTACGCCCAGCGGGCGAGTGCGATGGCGCCGCTGCCGGAGGACGACGGCCGGAAGCCCGGCGACCAACAGGCTTGGACGTCCGAACAGCGCCACGCCCTCACCCGCCACGTAGACGAACGGGCCCGCGACGCCGTCGAGGCGTACACGACACTTCCGGAGGATACTGACCTCCTCGACAAGCAGCGAGCGCGCTACACGGCGCTGAAGACGGCTCGTGACCGTGCGCTTGTGTTCGTCCTCGCGTACACAGCTGTCCGTGTCGGGGAGCTACTCCGGGATCCGAACGACCCGCGCCGGCGCGGCGTCCGCTGGGAGGATCTCTCCCTCGACGACGGGAGTATGGACGTCTACCGGAAGAAACAGCAGTGGGACGCCGCGAGTCTCCCCGATCCGGTGCTCTCGCCGCTACGGAGCTATCGTGAATTGATGGACCCGCCGACGGAGCGCTGGCCGGTGTTTCCGACGTTCGACCAACGGACGCTTGCGAGACTTGTTCAGGATGGGCTCACAGACCGGGGAGAACGCTCAGAAGCAATTACTGAGCGCCGGGAAGAATACGCTCGCGACCTATTACTGGCACTCGATGAGGATATTCGGCCGCCGTCGATCACGACAGACGGCGCAAGGTCGATTCTCCAACGACTCTCGGAGGCCGCAGAGATCGAAATCGACCATCCGAAACACGACTATCTTGCTCCGCACGGCGGCCGTCGTGGGATGGGTGAGGTCCTCGTCCGAGCGTTCGGGTACACGGTGGCGGCCCGGTATCTGGATAACTCCGAAGAGATGGTTCGCGAACGATACTCGCACATCGAGGCCGGTGAGTTGGGCGACGTGGCTACGGAGGCCCTCGAAGAAATTGATGATGTCGCGTAG
- a CDS encoding IS6 family transposase: protein MLEIARLSDGSDRFELGLVEREATPEPAMKLGIRHLAGLSLSNIISILEMLGVERCRSTVHNWVQKADLQPTDGADPDHVAVDETVIQLNNERYWLYAAVDADTNRLLHVKLSPTRNQAITEMFLSELREKHLVDDALFLVDSAPWLQAALHRHGLDYRYEKHGNRNTVERVFRELKRRTNQFSNCFSHAEADTVENWLRAFAFAWNQLI, encoded by the coding sequence ATGCTCGAAATCGCACGCCTCAGCGACGGTAGCGACCGCTTCGAGTTAGGACTTGTGGAGCGAGAGGCGACACCCGAGCCAGCGATGAAGCTCGGTATTCGACATTTAGCTGGATTATCACTTTCGAATATCATCTCGATTCTTGAAATGTTGGGTGTCGAACGTTGTCGATCCACCGTTCACAACTGGGTGCAGAAGGCCGATTTACAGCCCACAGATGGTGCCGACCCGGATCACGTTGCGGTCGACGAGACTGTGATCCAGCTCAATAACGAACGATATTGGCTGTACGCTGCGGTCGATGCCGACACGAACCGCTTGCTGCATGTGAAGCTCTCTCCGACGAGAAACCAAGCGATTACCGAGATGTTCCTTTCGGAACTCCGCGAGAAACATCTCGTCGATGATGCGCTCTTTCTCGTCGATTCTGCACCGTGGCTGCAAGCGGCACTCCATCGACACGGCCTCGATTACAGATACGAAAAACATGGTAATCGGAATACCGTCGAACGTGTCTTTCGAGAACTAAAACGTCGAACCAATCAGTTTTCAAATTGTTTCAGCCATGCTGAAGCAGACACCGTTGAAAATTGGCTTCGAGCGTTCGCCTTCGCATGGAATCAGCTAATCTGA
- a CDS encoding trimeric intracellular cation channel family protein, with translation MNQDVIAILFHDPFAVMNTIGLVAFALVGSSKAVREEFDLLGITIVGLAMAFAGGATRDMLVARVPLVLQSPIEIGLGLFGVGLAIALRIVLSAPDTHPITLVADAIGLAAFATTGAIVATDAGISAFGVVAIATINAVGGGAVADIFLDRAPFILFEDFYASCAVLGGSAYWLAGALGAAGSTAAAVCAGMTVVTRLAAVTFDWHLPTVQQLGTRRD, from the coding sequence GTGAATCAGGACGTCATCGCGATCCTCTTCCATGACCCGTTCGCCGTCATGAACACGATCGGATTGGTCGCGTTCGCCCTCGTCGGTTCGTCGAAGGCGGTCCGCGAGGAGTTCGACCTACTGGGGATTACCATTGTCGGGCTAGCGATGGCGTTTGCCGGTGGTGCGACCCGCGATATGCTGGTTGCGCGCGTTCCGTTGGTACTTCAATCCCCTATCGAGATCGGTCTGGGATTGTTCGGCGTCGGCTTAGCCATCGCACTCAGAATCGTGTTGTCAGCTCCGGATACGCACCCCATTACCCTCGTCGCGGATGCGATCGGTCTCGCGGCCTTTGCGACAACCGGTGCTATCGTCGCGACTGATGCGGGTATCTCAGCATTTGGGGTCGTTGCAATTGCGACGATCAACGCCGTTGGTGGGGGTGCGGTAGCAGATATCTTCCTTGACCGCGCCCCGTTCATCCTCTTCGAGGATTTCTACGCGAGTTGTGCCGTCCTCGGGGGGAGCGCATACTGGCTCGCGGGAGCGTTGGGCGCGGCAGGGAGCACGGCTGCTGCGGTGTGTGCAGGGATGACCGTCGTGACTCGCTTAGCCGCGGTAACATTCGACTGGCATCTCCCGACAGTCCAACAGTTGGGTACACGACGTGACTAA
- a CDS encoding ATP-binding protein, with product MNPLLLGHVTIFALSAIACMATIPQARKIQHPETREGLIVFLGSVALWSGGYIGYLLAPTRAGKLAFYIFGFIFAFVAVGAWLYFCAAYTGRPPRHAPFRNLILGTFLFFTALKITNPLHNLYFTTEWVTEPFPHLVIHHELLYWIVLGLSYAAIAVGFFVLMERFHHTGSDSRPLVVLVGLSGLPAVATIIGGQVDWLLPLMYEPPGVALFAVGTLFFYRQRFEAIRLTGESDKPAIFLDQETRIQDYNQAARNLFPALEDSFGEPLEAVNIALADHLTKQDILAVTQDGETRYYDVSSTPFLAGEVTTGQLVTVTDVTERESYRQRLEEKTEQLEALNRVVRHDIRNDMAVILGWAEILKDHVDEDGEDALDRVLQKSLHVIQFTEVAREFVESLSEEGTAELEEIQLQPLLDAELAAVRDSFPNAKFHVSGALCDVSVQANEMLSSVFRNILENAVRHNDKETPEITVSCEENSETVRYRIADNGPGISDQQKEQIFGKGEKGLDSPGSGIGLYLVHLLTDQFGGDVWVEDNDPTGSVFVVELPIHKPSNKAS from the coding sequence ATGAATCCCCTCCTTCTAGGTCACGTCACAATTTTCGCACTATCTGCGATTGCCTGTATGGCGACTATTCCACAAGCACGGAAGATACAGCATCCGGAGACACGTGAAGGACTGATCGTCTTCCTCGGTTCCGTTGCTCTGTGGTCTGGAGGGTACATAGGCTATCTTCTCGCACCGACACGTGCGGGGAAACTCGCTTTCTATATATTTGGCTTCATCTTTGCGTTCGTCGCCGTTGGGGCCTGGCTCTACTTTTGTGCTGCATATACCGGTCGGCCACCTCGACACGCCCCATTCCGAAACCTCATACTCGGGACGTTCCTCTTTTTCACCGCTCTCAAAATCACGAATCCACTCCACAATCTCTACTTTACGACGGAATGGGTCACAGAACCATTCCCGCACCTCGTGATCCATCACGAACTGCTCTACTGGATCGTCTTGGGGCTATCATATGCCGCCATCGCTGTCGGGTTCTTCGTACTGATGGAGCGGTTCCATCATACTGGTAGTGACAGCCGTCCGCTCGTCGTGCTCGTTGGACTCTCAGGCCTCCCAGCTGTTGCAACGATTATTGGCGGTCAGGTCGACTGGCTGCTCCCATTAATGTATGAGCCACCTGGCGTCGCCCTCTTCGCCGTTGGAACGCTCTTCTTCTACAGACAGCGGTTTGAGGCAATCCGATTAACCGGGGAGTCAGATAAACCCGCAATCTTCCTCGACCAAGAAACCCGGATCCAGGATTATAATCAAGCGGCTCGCAACCTTTTCCCAGCCCTTGAGGATTCCTTTGGCGAACCGCTTGAGGCTGTGAATATCGCACTCGCAGATCATCTCACCAAACAAGATATCCTGGCAGTTACGCAGGATGGTGAAACACGGTATTATGACGTGTCGAGCACGCCATTCTTAGCAGGTGAGGTAACGACCGGCCAATTAGTGACGGTTACCGATGTAACTGAACGCGAGTCGTATCGACAGCGACTCGAGGAGAAAACCGAACAACTCGAGGCCCTGAATCGTGTGGTTCGACACGATATCCGGAACGATATGGCAGTGATTCTCGGATGGGCCGAGATCCTCAAAGACCACGTCGATGAAGATGGGGAAGACGCCCTAGACCGAGTGTTACAGAAGTCCCTGCACGTAATCCAGTTCACAGAGGTCGCACGTGAGTTCGTTGAATCACTCTCGGAAGAAGGAACAGCTGAATTAGAAGAAATCCAGCTTCAGCCACTTCTTGACGCTGAGCTCGCTGCAGTACGTGATTCGTTCCCGAACGCGAAGTTTCACGTATCGGGTGCACTCTGCGACGTGTCGGTACAGGCAAACGAGATGCTCTCGTCGGTCTTCCGGAATATCCTCGAGAATGCGGTCCGACACAACGACAAAGAGACCCCTGAGATCACCGTCTCCTGTGAAGAGAATTCAGAGACTGTCCGGTACCGGATTGCAGATAATGGGCCTGGCATCTCTGACCAACAGAAAGAACAAATCTTCGGAAAAGGGGAGAAAGGATTGGACAGTCCAGGATCGGGGATTGGTCTATATCTCGTCCATCTCCTGACGGACCAATTCGGTGGTGACGTGTGGGTCGAAGACAACGACCCAACTGGTTCAGTCTTCGTCGTCGAACTGCCTATTCATAAACCGTCGAACAAGGCGTCATAG